The DNA window TGTGCAATTACCTCTCAGAAGAGCAGCTTCAGGACTACCAGCATTTTGTGAAGATGAAATCTGCCCTGCTTATAGAACAGCGTGAGCTGGACGACAAGATCAAACTCGGGCAGGAGCAGCTCAAGTGCCTTCTGGAGAGCCTTCCTACAGACTTCACCCTCCCGAGCAAGAAGGCGGCCGAGCCTCCGGCCTCCACCGGGACCAGCAGTAGCCACAGGCCCCCAACATCTGCAACGTCTTCGCTCTGACCCTTCCAAGATGGGGTTGTGtcaaaacctttttttcccccttgaattTATTTAATTAGAGACCACTTTTAACTTTTTTAACCAATGGGcggtttaacttttttttctttttaaaattaacctaTGGAAAgcgaacagcaggaaaaaaaaggttttcttccttccccctgGCGCCTGCCTGGATCGCGTGAGAAAAGACAGGATTCCTGAGATTAAAAAGAGACGCAGAAGAAAGAGGTCAGCCATGGTTTCCGTGAGAGTAGACAAACTGATCCTAAAAGAAACTCAGGCTATGGCCACTGAAGGAATCTTGGGGCCTCTCGGAACCTCGGTGGTCATTTAATAATGAAGGATATACAATAATGAAGccttaattaaaatattaatgagATACCTGCTGTCTTGAACACTATcgatatttatattttttaaagctaCAAAATAGAATGCTGTAAAGATTTTTGTACATAAACACTAACCAGTTGTTTGATTCTACTTCATGGatgtaggaaaaaaatgttttaaatttttttttcaatgttcaCACGAGAGGAGACCTCTCTGCCCTTCCCCCCACCAAACCTTAGTCACATATCATAGCTTGGAATTGCTTTCCTGGTACTGAATAAAAGAGTAAGAGGAGAACAGACTTCCAGAAGCTTGTCCACATAGAAATGTTGTGTGCAGCTGCTACTGTTTTGCACAGTAGTCCAGATGTTGGGTGTGGTGGGTGCATTCATGCCAGCAGGAGACCAATGGGGTGGGGGATCCCCAGTcatagagtctctctctctctctctgtctctctctctctctctcttacacaaacacacaaccatGCACATGGAATCTGTTGGCTTTGCCTCCCTGAGTCACTTGGTGTTCCCACATGGAGCAACATCCTGTGCGCACAGGGGCACCTTTCCCATTTAGCAGGATCCTGTGCAGGTTTGTGAGAAAGGTTTCATCCTGCACCGAGAGGCTTCCTCGCCACTAATAGCATCAAGACAGTCACTGGGTCAAGACCCACAGAATCTACCCCGAAGTGACCTTTCTGTGAAGGCTTTGCACCGTGAAGTACTGTCTTCCGAATCTGTGATGTGGAGGAACCGCCGTTTAAACAAGCACTTGTCTGAAGCCAACAAACTCAGGAGTCCATTGGAAACCGAAGCTAAAGATTGCTCCACTGACTTTTgcggcctcttcctcttcccccccttttctcttggCCCCAGTGACCGTTGCAGAACAATAAAAACCAGAACGCATGGAACTGCATGCCGCCTGCAAAATGTTTGAATGACTTCTTGAGGTGGTTCTTTGAATGTCTCTATTTAtagattgctttttttttaaaaaaaagtcctcaACTTTTATTGTTTCTTTGAAACACAGCAGTGTGTTGTTTTGCCGTTCCTATGGGAGGTGACCATCCTCAAAGCGTATCCTTGGCCAAACCCAAGATAACCAAGTAACAAAGTTACACAACTTGAGTGAAGTATACTGTACCAAGTTAATTGATTTACCTCTCAAACTTTTAATTAGAGATCGTCTTCCTTTTCCCGGCATAGATAAAACAGGATTCTGCTCTCATGTGTTTTGCCTAAGatctttaaaacatttccatAATTTGAGAGAGCGAAACAGTTTCCTGTTTTCTGATTTCTCTTGGTGGGTTAGTGTAGATCTCCTAAGACCTTGGTTGTTACTAGATGGGCGCAGAGCTGCGTCAGTGGATACATTACAAATATGTGGCTGTTATTTGCATGAGCAAATCCTCAGGTATGGGCTATTTAAcctttcctcttcccccctccccatcatttTTCTCCACAGTCAACATTCTTTGTTTCTCTTAGCAACAGGGCTCCCCAGCAGACGTCTTCGCCCCTAATGAACATTATACGAGGAAATACAAGGTCTGTAACTTTGCATTTCCTTCGTAATgttcaaaattaaattccaagaaaatgggaTCTATTTGAATAGCACTTGTTCTGATGAGCTTCATTGTTATAGCACATAATAATTCTTGCAATACACTAGGACAAGCAGTCAGGCAAACAGATGGGATTCTGCGTATAGGGGGAAAATACAGGCCAGTTTCTTCAACATCATGGCCACTTAGCCCACGGATGGGCAATAGAACCACAGGTGTAGACGGAGGTGTCTTAGAAATGCTAAAGATACAGGTGCAGCTGCAGGCATGTTCAGCTGGGACTTGAAAcaccagaaaggggggggggttcatgtATGAGTTCTCGCCCTCGACAACACAGCGAACCCGCAGTATCAACCGGACTCCAATCCAAGACTAATTCCCTAGCAAAATGTGTTAAGTTTATCCTCCCTACCAGTGGCATGTGGGTATGTACAGGCTCAGAGCATCTGCTATTTGTGGGAGAGCTCCCTGCTCTTGAATCCTAACCCCCTGGGAGGAATTAGGGCCACCTCCATTGGTGGCATTTTATTTTAATCTATGCAAAAAGTATTCCTTCCAGCAATTACAGAGGGACTAGATTTGTTCAGGGAGATTAGATGGCAGCAATTTTGCTATCTGGAAGCCCAGACACTTAAGTCCAAGGATCTCTTGTCAAGCCAGGGAAAGACTGCTCAGAGGAAACTATTCatttattcgtgaaggctttcatggccgggatctaatggttgttgtgggtttttcgggctctatgGTCGtattctgaaggtggttcttcctaacgtttcgccagtctctgtggccagcatcttcagaggacagcacttaaggaacaaccttcagaacacggccaaagagcccaaaaaacccacaacaaccaaactattcattcttttcctttcttcttcttcttcttttttttaaagaaacaagaaagagaaCAGATACCCAACCTAAAATGCACCCCTTAGTACTAAGCCAACTTTGATTCTTGCTGGACACAGCAGAATCGGTTCAAAACTCACACTTGATATTTCAGCCCTCACTGTTGTGCTTAGATTTGGTATCAAACGTATCTCCAACATGTATGCTTTGGGTGATTTTAAGTTTCAGTTTTCAGCAGGTTCTATACAATGGCCTCTTGGTGGTTTGGGGTTGCTTGTGTGGGATGCTTAATGTGTTATCCTTGGGAAAACTTTGGATCAGGTTTCACGTGGACTGGGAATGGAGaatgtgtggctttccagatgttgttggactacagattccagttcttgccagcatagccagtggtgaaggatgagAGGAACTGCAAGTTAGCCATGAGAGGAAAGCACATGTTCCCCCTTCTCTGCCTTAAGAGTTTATTAAGCCCTCCCATTGGGTTTATAGTAATGATACTGGCTCACATACTGGCTCCTCAGCAGAAGTTGGAAACCCACTCACCCACTTTTTTGGGCCACAGCTCTAAAGAATCTCCTGGACAGCCTGGACACTGGCTGTTACCAAGGGGATTTTGGGACTTGCagtcctcaaaagtaacttttccaaatcacCTCTCCTAAAACAAGAATCTGCTCCTTAGGAAAGCGTCTCGAAGATTAATTAGCATGTGTTCGTGCAGACTGCACTTATTTTATGAAGAATACATTTCCTTATTTAGTGATCTGCACCGTAGTCCATCAAAGCTCAAAACCTTTTGATAAACCTTccagtgagggggaaaaaaatacattttttaaaaaaagaacgcCTCCAGATAAGCTAGGTTCTGACCGTTATTCTACGTTCtgtttctttattgtttattCTAAATGACATCCTTCAATGCTTGTTTGTGCTGACAATAACTTGACAGCATTGAAACTTTATAGAAAATTGTGAGTTACTTATTATGGGAAAACAGAGGACATGTCAccgttgttattgtttagttgttttgtAGTgcccgactcttagtgaccccgtggaccagagcatgccaggccctcctgtcttccactgcctcctggagtttgttcaaattcatgttggttgctttgatgacactgtccaaccatctcatcctctgtcgtccccttctcttgccttcatactttcccaacatcagggtctttttcagggagtcttctcttctcatgagatggccaaaggattggagcctcagcttcaggatatgtccttccagtgagcactccggatTGATTTCCACTGGAAGATCGAGGTCTAAATGGACAATCCTGAGTGGAATCATCAATAgctcaactgatttttttttccaaaatagaaGCAGCATCTGGAGAGATTTGCATGATTAGTGTGAATGCAATCCATACAGTACTTAGCTCCTTCGTGGTACCTCTCAACACCACCGCCTTTTCTGTTGATTGAAATGCGTCAGAGAACGCTGATGAGTATGTTTTGAGTTTAACCTcgttgagggggaaaaaatcatggcAGGTCTGGTCAACTTTGCAGGCTAGTCCAAAATAATTATCAGcccattaaaatgtgtttttgccTTGTTTTCCTTCATAACTTCCTTGGTAAGTTTGAGGTTCATGGGTagctttaaaaaggaaggaagaaaaagaaaaacctcaacTTAATCGAATTTGGAAAAGTTTCATAAGCTGGGGATAATTTTCACATGTCCCAAGCAAATAAGGAAGAATGACTGTTGACCAATAATTGTGGAATGTATTTTTGTTGGCCTTCAAATACATGTGCCCGTATTCTGGCTGGCAGGAGTGCCTGAGTTTGGGTTGGGGGGGATGAGTGGAAGACTGCATTATACCTATGCTACATGGATTGTTTGGTTGGTTAAAGGAATTGATTTGCTTTTGCACTGTTTCATCTTAAGATTGTCCTCTTTCAGGGAGTTCTGTTTTATGAATGATCAGCCTTGGAACGGAGGGTGGCGATGTGTACCTGGAAACAATTAAAGCTTAACAGTTCTCTCCACTGTTCTTTCTTCCTGCCATGAGTATGACTTTTCATTCCTTGATCTTCAGAGATCCATTTGCGTTCCTGCAACGGCAGTGGGAGTGTATTGACATCCAAGATCTTCCCCTGCTACGTACTGGATTCCCTTACAAAGCAAAattagaacttggaaaaaaagttacttttttgggttaTGGCTCAATCCACCTACCCCAGCTTGGTCATGCTGACAGTGGGTGGTCTGTGAGATGTAGGCCAAAAGGGAACTGTTCTGAGCTGACCACAGGTGGGATCGCAAGCACCAAAAAAAAGTAAACAGTCTGCTGCATTTTCCCATGtaaacacccacacacacacactacaaacTCAAGAAGTCACATCTGTTTATATGGTTGGTGGGGGCAAAGCCTCCTCTTTTTGGCTCCTCTTTTCTCCAAGTTACCTTGGGACAAAAATAAGGTATCAAAGACTTCTCAAAACTGCACTGATGACTCTGTATGATGTCTAAAGGtagtgtaattttttaaaaaatcatgtctaCTTGGTGAGGGGGAAGAGATACCGTATCCATGCAGGAATATGTGGCAGGTAGACCTACCTACTCATGGTTTATGCGGATCATTTTGAATAAATGGGTAGATATTTCAAATTGCATCTGTTTTAGTCATTAGTGTAAGCTTCTAAATATCCCGGAGAGATTACTACGGCCAATGTTGCACATGCTGGAATGATTTGAACCTCCTCCCGCAGATCCTCGCATGATCATATAGCCTGATCTAATTTTAAATATAGTTCTGTATTGCTGAGACTTAGTTATTTGCTCTTGCAGACTAGAGCAAGAAGGTGACCGATAAGGATCTCTGAAATGGgtggtttgctttctttttcccacCCGTAAGAATTAAATCTTCTCCGGGAAGGGTGGGCAGAAGTTAAGTTTTGAATCTACTGAAAGATCTCTGAGTGGCTTGCAGTGGATCAGACAGAATTTTGGACTCCTACTGGCTGAAGATGTGACCCAAAAAACACCAGTTTCCTTGTCTTCTTAATTTAGGCTGCTGTCCTCAAGAAATGTATGGTGACAAGGGACAGGGGCATCTATGGGCAGGTCATCAGGCTGAGCACATCACTAAGAGCATCTTGTCCTGTACTTCTGGGCCAGTATTTTGGTCCTGGTGCCCTTCCAGGATCCTAGTGGGAAACCAAATTGATCCCCCAAAACCTAAGGAGGCAGAATGCTAGCTGTACCACCACCCTTCATCATCACCTTCCTCCTGTGGAAAGGGCTAATCCCAAGAGCTTCATCTGGATGTGAAGGCTCCCCACAAAATCAAGGAACCCTAGAATCTCTGAAGATAAACGAGGTTCTTCTCCCCAATCTGTTGTGCCTTCATGTGGAGAGCAAGAGTGGGTAGGGTGGCCAAGCCTTGCATACATACCCCTCTTCCTTGCAGATTAGAGTAGATTAAACTGTGCCTAAGGAGGGTTGatgtggcgctgtgggttaaaccgcagaagcctctgggctgcaaggtcagaagaccaagcagtcgtaagatcgaatccacgcgacagagtgagctcccgtcgcttgtcccagctcctgccaacctagcagttcaaaagcatgtaaatgcaagtagataaataggtaccaccacagtgggaaagtaatggcattccatgtctagtcgcactggccatgtgaccacgaaaactgtctatggacaaacgcttgCTCTACAGCTCAGAAACGGGAaggagcaccacctcctagagtcagacacgactggactaaatgtcaaggggaacctttaccttaagtagGGTTGAAGTCTACCTATACATGAACCCCCGAGGTGGCAAGTGGAATCATTATTGTGTAGCCAGATTTAGCAAATTCTGTAAGTTGTCACCAAGTACACCTCCTGcagaacatactgtacattttttatgCTGAGTTTGCCATGATCGGTACCAAGTGTCGGCTGTGTATCTAAGGTGTTTCTAGAGGATCCAGAATAGGCTGAGCTGGTGTTTGAAATAACTAGCCCCAGTTTACTGGAAAGCCAATGGAGATGCGAGAAGGGAAAAACACAAAATGCATTTACTATTGgtaatttgtcccccccccccccaaaatagcaATAGCTTTAGATCAAGGTTGGGAAGTTACCTTTTGAAATTTGATTCCTCCTATTACACAGGAAGTGTTTGAAAAGTCACCCCTTGTTATTCATCACAGTGCTGGAAAAAATTTGCTTTGTCAAGCAGCTCatgttttcattcattttggttgctttccctttcttttttataaAGAGGTTAGGTTTTATAAGAAAATCACTTAAGACTTAGAAAAATTCCTACCAAAATGTTCCTAAAACTGCCACTTCAATATCAGGTGAGTGCCTTTTTGCTAAGATGCAAAGAAGGGAAAACACATTCACCCTGTCCTTTGGCCCAGCAGGCTTCCCATGATGTAAGCAACTGCAGGATCCATCTCTCAACCAGAAGGATAATGGATCCCTCGTCCATTTGTAGAAAAGAATAAAAGCCTACATGTTCTTGAAATCCCTGGATGAAAACCTGAGCTATCACTTCACTCTGGAGCTTCACTTCTGGAGCTTATAAatactctaaataaataaatttcctttttGTGAACTAACTAAAAGCTGCTGACCTGGAGTCTCTCTGACATGGAAAAGAAATTTCTGTTGAGTGTTAACAATTCAGCTCAAACCCAAGGAAACAATTCATTGCTTCTGCACACAGACAGAAActattacaacatttaaaaaatggggaaatgtACTGGCATGAACTAGTTCCAGTTTGTCCCAATTCGGCCCAGTTTtttcctgcctcctcagccaatcagccactcaccaggtccagcttgcttgtttttttccccacctcctcggctaatctcccagtcgtGAGCAAGAGCACAGCCTTCTCGGCCCCGCCCCTTTTGTcttgagtggcagatcagccaagggggcggggcagagaagcctatgctcttgccaggactggaagatcagttgaggaggtgcaggaagatAGCAAGCTGgtctggtgagtggctgattgagcccagaggaggcaggggaggggatcaGCAACACTTGTGCTGTTGCCTTGACGAATGGGGacgaaccagtttgtgcccatctctagtactggGCATTTCATATCAAGCCTTTCATCACCTAGATGGCAGGAAAAACGCCAAAACCAATAGTATGGAACCCATTATTTCGCACAGACTTCTGTCCTGCTTCAGGCAACCCTCCGTTATTTGTAACTCACTGCCTCTAAGCTCTTGACTAATTAATCTCAGTGCTCCTTTTCTTCCACTGTACGGTGCAGGGCGTCACCTCAACAGCTGCCTTAGATGATACTCTTGCTTATCCAAAGGAGGACTTAATACAACACTTGAGATAACACCAAGAGACacaactttcttccttttccagttctaccAGCTCTTCTTTCTCGGTTCGTTGTGGAGAGCAAGAAagatctcagctgtttcccttgaTGAGGCTTGCTGTCAGGACTCCTCTCATTACCAGCAGCTGAATGGCCATCCTGCCAGCTGGCAGCCTGAGATTTGTGAAGTTGGAGTGGGGTGGAGCAgctgcattttctttccttccactcATCACTGGGAGAAGCCTTTGACGCATAGCTGCTCAGGACAAGATCTTTGAGAAAGTCAAAAGAAGGCTTGTTTTATTCCTGCGAATGGCAGGAAACCCATCGAGAAGGCAGTAGAAACCTGTAATTGTTGTCATTTTCATTTCAGCAACGATGAGATCCTGTTTAAGGCTTTATTCTGGCAGCACGGCAGCAATTTCTGTGGgagagaaggggtgtgtgtgtgtatagccACAAATTCCTATGAAACACACATTGTTAACCCCCTACTCTTAAGTATTCCTTAAATGGGTCAATTTAGGATACAATGTAATAGCACTACATTTGATTTCGGCAATAGGATGATCATCCATCACCAAAACGGAgagtcattggctgaaatccggtCGCTTAGCATAGGAAGCATTGAAAATCACCCCTTGCTAATAATCTCATAAAGtagtactgattttattaaaGACTCCCCCTTTCGATCCCGCAGTGTCCACACAATGAGTAGGATTACATGCGGGTCAGACAAGCcacaggacagaagtaggaagtttttagTTACCCAAAATCAACCTTTTCCATTGACATCACTCTTCCACAGGCCTacgttatgcaacaggatttcagccagtgagttcACAGAGTCTTACCCACTCCAAATAAGCTATACAAAAGGATCTTCTGAGCAATTTATACAATGCCCACAGGCATGCAGTTTCAGCCTGCGATTTGCAGTAGTCAGAAATGTTCCATTTTACAGCAATACACTGCACCCATAATCTCAAAGCACATCAGAgtttattttacaattttaaaaaagccgGTGGTCAAGACAGCTTATCAGAGCAGATACAAAAAAACAAGGAGACCCTGGGGCACTTTGCTTCAGGAAACTCTAAATTAAAGTTTCCTTTTCAGAGGGCAACATGTCAACCGAATGAAAGGAGCAAAGCATCAAATTTTACGACAATGTGCTAAGCACCATTTTGGATTTTACTCAAGTTACACTGCTAGGCTGCAGGAACAGACAACTGAGTCAGGCAAATttgaggactttgattttgaaatctcCATCCACTGCAATATACTCAATGTTATCAAGGCCCAAGCGATTAGGGAAGCAGAGCTCATGTTCATCTGCCAGTTTCACTTTTATTTCGTTAGCATCGAATGTAAAGGTgacctgcaaaaaacaaaacaaaacaaaacaaaaaaacaaagagaaaacattGTGAGTGTGCTGGGATATCTAAGGGTCTTTTACGTCGCTGTGGGCCTtaacagtaggacccctgtatctgcaggggatcggttccaagccccaccccaccctatggatgctgaaaaacgtggatgatagcaaacactattataatagcaaatgctGTACATTGCATTGcttctggctccctcttgtgaccagttctggtaataacaTTGTAGCAATATATTTCTCTAGCGAATGCTATGCATAGCATGGCCCCTTCTAGTGGCTGGTTCTAGTACCTTTAtcattaaaatgtatgttttgaagatttttcttttaatatttctaatatttccagACCCTGTGTGAGTCGGCGGATACTCATCCTGCAGATAAGAGGGTCATACTGTAGTTCTTGTTGGGTATATTTCAGTTCCATGGACATGATAACCAGGGGTGGACAAGGGTAGCCCTCTGGAAGTTTGTAGGCTATAGCCCCCATAATTCCTCACTTCTGCCTGTGCTTGctattggagtttttgcaacttcGCATGCTGCCTCtcgtaggtgtggctgggagggacctttccgggctggggtgactgtcaatctatccagcactaaccaatcattccctcccagcctctgaattcaaagagagtcccgcctctctgctctgtgtcttttcCCCCCTCGATTGAAGTTTATTGGAAACAATgaatctgttgaagtctgttgctgaaagcagttatATTTGTCCATTGGCTATTTGATCTGTTCCGTTgttaagtaatgaaaccttttgttctctctgctactaatgtctcagagtaagtgaTCAAGACTATAACGGCAAGCTTAATGAATAAAGGGATGGATTAATCTGGGGGACTTGGAACGATTCTGCTCTGTGAAATCCTGCACTTCTGTGTTGCTAGAGGAAGTGAACCAAAAAAATTCAACTCTGCAACACTTTTGCAGGGGCAGATGTGAGATaaaggccaaaaacatctggaagccacaattattcaaccctgACAGAAATGGGATCCTTCTCCCATGTAAACCATGAACTCCACCCTCCCTCACCTAATTCCTCCAGGACATCACCATTAACCTCAGAGAAGATATACACCACGCTCCACACCACCCATTCCCATTGGACCCCTTAGTCTTTTCCGCCTCACCATCGTGTTGCTGTCCTGCTCAAAGGGGAAGTGAGAttccctcttctcttcttcccagGTCCCTTCCTTCCTGGAGTTGAGCACGATGGTGTTCACGTCCCCCTTGCAGTCGAAGCGTGGATTGAAGTGAAGCACCAGATTGTCACAGTCTTTGCCCAAATTCACCTCAAAActgagagggggaaagagagaaatgagaaCCCAATGTTGGGGCGTGCAAACAGGAGAGGGTTAACAGGAAGTCCAGAAGGACCGCAAAGATCTGATTGATTGTTGTTCAGAGGacatctctgaagatgccggccacagagactggcaaaacgtcaggaagaacaaccttcagaacatggccaaagagctcaaaaaacccacagcaaccattagatcctggccatgaaagcctttgcaaatgcAAAGATCTAATTCTTGGTGCACCCGTGTTGCTTGTTTGATTGGTCAAATACAGACCGCCGTCCAGGCTGATCAGGAAATAACTGTGGTCACCCCAGAGGATGGAAACTCTCTTACCAAAGTGGCCCCAACCCAGCACTCCACACTAAGAATGATTCCAACAGTGGACATCTGGAAGGCCCGCCGTGATTTATATGCTTAATTTGAGATGTATGTGGTGATGATTACAACTATTGCAAATGGTGTTTTATAGGGAGCCTTAACATTGCTGTGTTTACTGCTCTTAGTTTTCTGTGTCccgtcttttttatttattttattatacattaaaaatgttcttatcctgcctttttccattaaAAGGTCAAAAggcatcattagaagacaatatttcgAGCTAAAGACAGTGAGTATACTGTGAGTCTTTTGTTGGTCTTTTCTTTTCTAGTccaatttagttttttttaatctgcaaaaataagtgtgtgtgtgtgtgtgtgtgtgtgtaaaagaattACACTAACAGGACTTGGAAAATTGGTCACGCTGGCGAGAGGATAGTGGAAATCCTAGTCCAGGCAGTCACTTTTCCAACTTGTTCACAAACAGTAGAGGGCCCTCTAAACTGAAACAAATCTATCTGCCAACTTGATGTCACACAGGAAACAAGGAAAGAGTTACCGGCGGATTCCTTCTCAACTTACCCTTGGCAACCAGACAAAATCTTCCCCTTCACTACCACACTGTCTCCAGGAAAAATTTTCAGGTGCGTTGCAACCAATCCCTGCAGGGAAACAAAAatcaggcttttaaaaacactccGACGGCAGCTTGACTTGAGATTACTGTGTGATCACAGCAAGGACATAGAAGTAGACACCTTTCAACACAGGAGAAGAATCGGGGGGCCTGCCACATGTGGGTCGATTCCAGTTCCCACCAGCCCCTGCTAGCCCATCCAACAATGAGAGATAAAGGGAGTAGTACAGTAATTTCATGGCATCTGGAGGCCCTTCCAGCTCCCTGCCCTCACCTGGGCATCGTGAAAGCCATTGCTCATTTGCAAAGTAGaggctctagaacagtggtccccaa is part of the Pogona vitticeps strain Pit_001003342236 chromosome 5, PviZW2.1, whole genome shotgun sequence genome and encodes:
- the LOC110085260 gene encoding 16 kDa beta-galactoside-binding lectin, yielding MACGLVATHLKIFPGDSVVVKGKILSGCQGFEVNLGKDCDNLVLHFNPRFDCKGDVNTIVLNSRKEGTWEEEKRESHFPFEQDSNTMVTFTFDANEIKVKLADEHELCFPNRLGLDNIEYIAVDGDFKIKVLKFA